In Coraliomargarita sinensis, the genomic stretch TCCTTACCTCTGTACGGAGATTGACTTCTGGCAGTGGAAAACAGCGGGGGAGGATCATTTTAATTTCTGGTTGGCTTTGGCGGGGGACGGGTATCTCAGTTGTGACGGTCAGGCCTTTCGCATCCAGCCGGGTAGTTTTTTTGTCTTTTCTCCACACCAGAGTATCAGTGCGGCGCACTATTCCGGCCCCAGGATTACACGTTTCTCGGCGCACTTTTTCCCGTTGCGAAACGGAGAGCGGCTCCAGCAAATTGAAGGCCTGCCGCATCTTGGGGGTGTGGTGGATTCCCTGGCATCGGCCAAGCGGCAGATCGACCTGATTATGCGGGTCGCCTTACGTCGGGAAGATGACGCTGTGCTCGCCCGGAAACTTTATGAGTTTATCCTTCAGGTAACAGGTGGCAGGACCTGTGATGCGCTCAGTCCGGCGGTGAGCGAGGCCTTGCGTGTTTTTCGGGAAGACCCGGCATCGGTTCAATCCATCCATGAGTTTGCCCGGAGCATGGGCATCTCACGTTCGCATTTCGACCGGGAGTTTACCGCGCAAATCGGCCAGCCTCCGCGCCAGTTCCTCATCAATTGTAAGATTATCGAGGCACGCCGCTATCTGGAAAGCAGTTCGCTCCGAGTCGGTGAGATCGCCGAGGCACTTGGCTACAAGGATATCTATTTTTTCAGCCGTCAGTTTAAACAGCTGGTGGGCCTCTCGCCAGTCCACTATCGCCGGGGACTCCAGGTTTAAAATAGGATTGCCGGAGTGGAGGCCTGATCCTTCGGGAAGCATGAGAGCATCAAGTAAAACCCTGTAGCCCTGTTCGTGAGAACGGGGATCGATGCGGTGCGAGGTCCTTCTCAATTCGGAAAGAAGGGTAGGCAAAATAATTAAACCTTCTGCAAAATTGCTACTATACCAGGTGCCACTATGCCTGGATAAAACAAAACATGAGTAGCAGCAGGCCCAAACCAAAGCCCATCACAGTTAAGCTGTCCTGCTGAATCCCCGGCTTGGCAACTGAGAGTGAAGGGCATGACCGGCAGTATGAAACATCGAATTTGCTGGTTTCTTCGACTAATTCCTGTGTGGCAATTGCCTGGCTGTGGGCACTGCCGCCCCCGAAGCAAAAACGATGACCGGTATATTCACGGCCGCCTACGAAGTACCGGTATTTTAAACGGATCTTAGCTGAAGTTCCGCCACCATTTTGCCCGCCGTGGTGGCGCGTTTCGATCCGGCTGAATATGACTTCTGCTTTCACGCTGGGCCAACTTCGGCTTAGATAGCCGAGCGCAACCCGGTAGGCCCCAAAAATGAAAATAGCCGAAGCAATCGCATAAAATATAAATGCGGGATCCATATAGTCTTCTCCGCTTAGGCATTTATTTAATTGAATGCAAAAACTTCTTTTGCGGCTCTGGAATGCTCTGCGAATGATGAAGCGTTAAGAGAGGAATTCTGTGGTCTAATCCCGTGCGCCCTGCCGGCAAGCTGGCAAGTAGAAGTTGACAAGCCAGTCACTGCTGCCGTCAATCGCCTCATGAGCGACAATAAGCCTGTCATCCTAACCTGTGCACAGCCCACCGGCGTCCTGACGATCGGTAATTACCTCGGTGCGGTCAAAAATTGGGCCACGATGCTGGATGACTACGACTGTTACTTCGGGGTGGTGGACCAGCATGCGATTACGGTGAAG encodes the following:
- a CDS encoding helix-turn-helix domain-containing protein; translation: MTALNKAPGLDFDSLQLVDRPWFPYLCTEIDFWQWKTAGEDHFNFWLALAGDGYLSCDGQAFRIQPGSFFVFSPHQSISAAHYSGPRITRFSAHFFPLRNGERLQQIEGLPHLGGVVDSLASAKRQIDLIMRVALRREDDAVLARKLYEFILQVTGGRTCDALSPAVSEALRVFREDPASVQSIHEFARSMGISRSHFDREFTAQIGQPPRQFLINCKIIEARRYLESSSLRVGEIAEALGYKDIYFFSRQFKQLVGLSPVHYRRGLQV
- a CDS encoding DUF3592 domain-containing protein; translation: MKAEVIFSRIETRHHGGQNGGGTSAKIRLKYRYFVGGREYTGHRFCFGGGSAHSQAIATQELVEETSKFDVSYCRSCPSLSVAKPGIQQDSLTVMGFGLGLLLLMFCFIQA